Sequence from the Feifania hominis genome:
AGCGCCATCTCCCCGGACGGCATCATCGACTACTTCGACGACTTTGCCAGAAAGTCGGAGTATCTCTATGTGGTCGACGATCAGTACGGTCTGTCGGGGATTCTGCTCGGGCTGATCAACGAGCACGCCCTGCGCGCCGGTCTCTCGACCGAGGTCTACTACTGCTCGATGGACCCGCTGTGCAAAATCGAGCACCTGTATCTGCGCGAGCTGCACATCGGCTTTCTCACCAGCAACCCCTACCACCCCTACTCAGGCGACTATTTCAGAAAGGTCAACATGCTGCGCTTTCTCGACCGCGACCAGCTCGCCGCCCACAAGACGCGCATCCACTTCAACAAAAAGGCGGCTCTCGCACTGCTGGAGGAGGCCATCGGCACCCTGTCCAACGCAAGGGCGCACCACCGGACCCTCGAGGAGCTCTACCGCGGCTGTGTGGACTTCGGCGAACTCGATCGGCTCACACAGACCCATCTGCGCGATCTCCTCTGAATATAGCAAAACCGTTTGCCCCGGCAAACGGTTTTTTGCATTCTATTTCTTCTCAAAGAGCTCCTCAGCATACCGAACCGAGCTCATGGCATCTCTTCCGTAAAAGTCGGCGCCGATCTGCCCGGCATAGTCGGCGGTTAAAACTGCGCCGCCAACCATGACGCGGACTCCCGGCGCGCGCTCGCGCAGAAGATGGATCGTCTGAGCCATGCTCTCAACGGTTGTAGTCATCAGCGCCGAGAGGCCGACGAGCCTCACACCGTTTTCGAGAGCGGCGTCCACCACACGCTCCGGCGCCACATCCCGGCCGAGGTCAATGACCTGAAAGCCGTAGTTTTCCAGCAGCACCTTGACGATGTTTTTACCGATGTCATGGATGTCGCCCTTGACCGTGGCAAGAACAATCTTCTCCCCGGCCGGCTGCTTCTCACCGCTCGCCGCAAGGCTTGCCTTGAGCGCCTCAAAGGCCTCCCGGGCGGCATCCGCACTCATGAGCAGCTGCGGCAGAAAGACCGTCTTGTTCTCAAAGCCTCGGCCGACCTCGTCGAGCGCGGGCACAAGCTCCTGTGAAATGATAGCAAGCGGCTCCTGTCCCTGTGAGAGCAGTTCGCCCGCCGCCGCGCGGGAGCGCTCGCGCAGGCCGCGCAAAATCGCATCGCGCAGCGAGCAGTCGCCGGCCGCCGCTCTTGTCTCGGGTACGACGCCCGAGTACCGCCCGATGTAATCGGCACATTTTTCGTCATAGCCCCAAAGCGCGCGAAAGGCGTGGTAGGCGTTCATCATCGCCTCGGCATTGGGGTTCAAAATAGCGGCGCCAAGCCCCCGCTCGAGGGCCATCGTATAGAACGCGGCATTTACAAACTCGCGGCAGGGCAGCCCGAACGACACATTGGAAACCCCGAGAACGGTCTTAACTCCGAGTTCGCGCCGGACAAGCTCGAGCGCGTCGAGCGTCACTCTCGCGGCGTCGGGAATGGAGCTGATCGTCATGGTCAGCGTGTCAATCATAATATCCTTTTTGTCAATGCCGTACTGCCGCGCAGTGTCGACAATCTTTTTCGCCACGGCGAGGCGCCCCTCGGCTGTCTCGGGAATGCCCGCCTCGTCGAGCGTCAGGCCGACCACAACCCCGCCGTACTTCGCGACAAGCGGAAAAACGGCCTCCATCGACTCCCGCTTGCCGTTGACCGAGTTGACGAGCGCCTTGCCGTTGTAGACGCGCAGCGCCGCCTCCATCACAGCGCTCGACGCCGTGTCAATCTGCAGCGGCGCGTCGACGACGCCCTGGAGCTCCGTCACGACGCGCACCATCGCCTGCCTCTCGTCAATACCCGGCAGGCCGACGTTCACATCAAGCACCTGCGCGCCCGCCTGCTGCTGCGAAATCCCGGCCGTGAGGATGTACTCCAGATCGCCTTCCCTGAGCGCCTGCTTCAGGCGGGGCTTGCCGGTAGGATTGATTCGCTCACCGATCACAATGGGCCCGTTGTCAAAACTGACGCTGCGTCCGTAGGAGGAGATGACGGTCTCATTTTTTGCTGTAAAGGGCTTTAACTTGATACCAGAGCATCTCTGTGCAACTGCGCGGATATGCTCCGGCGTCGTGCCGCAGCAGCCGCCGATGAAAGCAGCGCCCAGCTCGGCGAGCTCCTCCATGGTGGCGGCAAACTCCTCCGGTCCGACCTCGAAACAGGTTTTTCCCTCGCGGATGACCGGCATGCCCGCGTTGGGGTTGACAATCACCGGTACGCTCGCGCGGGCAAGCAGCTCGGGAAGAAGCTTCGTCATCTGCACGGGGCCGAGCCCGCAGTTCATGCCGAGCGCAGCGACGCCCAGCCCCTCCAGCATGGCGACCACACCGGCCGCGTCGCCGCCGGTGAGGAGCTTTCCGCTCTCATCGAAAATCACCGTCGCCGTCACCGGCAGCTGCGTGCACTCTTTTGCCGCGAGAACGGCTGCCTTTAGCTCGAGCGTGTCGCTCATCGTCTCAATGTGGATGAAGTCGGCCCCGGCGCGCTCACCGGCGCGCGCCATCTCCCCAAAGAGTTCGACCGCCCGCTCAAATTCCAGGTCGCCAAGGGGCTTTAAAAGCTTTCCCGTCGGCCCGATGTCAAAGGCGATCAGGCGGTCGGGCTGTCCATACCGTTCGATGGCCCGCTTCGCAGCGGCCACGGCAGCCGATGCGACCTGATCCACCGCAAGGCCGCACAGCTCCATTTTCAGCGCATTTGCGCCAAAGGTATTGGTCGTTATGATGTCGCAGCCCGCCTGCAGATAGGCAAGGTGGATTTGCTCAACCACCTCCGGGCGCTCCAGATTCCAGCTCTCGGGCAGCGCACCCGCAGGCAGGCCTGCCGCCTGGAGCATGGTTCCCATGCCGCCGTCAAAGATCAGCGGCCGCGACTTGAGCAGAGAGATCGGATTCATCTGTCGTTCCCCTTTCTGTATGGGCAGTCGACCGCCGGGCAGCTTTCGCATTTGTCCGCCGCGGCCTCCGCTTTGCCCTGCGTCACGCCGATGATCGCCGTCACCGACTTCGTCGGCGCGAGCATACAGCTCTCTGTCGCAGTGAGCCCCATGCGTTTCGGCGCGTCCAGCAGCTGTAGAATATCGCGTTGGTACGTCAGAGAGAAGTCGGCATAGCCCGGGCTGAAACGGGGCTTGAAGTGCCTTCCCTGTACAAGGTAGTTCTCCAGCAGCTGTGCCTGCCGCTCGTCGCAGTAGCTCTCGATCATCGACGCGGCGCAGGCCTGAAGAACCACCGCCCGGCCCATATCGGCCACGCTTGCACGCTGAATCAGCCGATCGACGCCCGCTCCCAGCGTCGCCGCGAACAGAATGATCTCGTCGCAGCCCGCCAGATGGCGGATGAGGCCGCGGCTCTGTACCATCATCCCAAGAAAGCACACGGTATCCTCTTCGGGAAATACCGCAAGCGGGGCCTCGCGCGTGAGCAGGCGGGGCGTCGCCTCCTGTTCGAGCTCGGCACAGGCGTCGTCAATCAGCCGGTCAAGCTGCTCTCCGGGCTCGGCACCGCGCACGCCCAGATAGCGCAGTATCTCATCACGGTTTCGTTTCACAGCTGTTCCCTGACAGATGCGGGCAGTCCGTCAATCTCCCGGAGAATGTGGGACAGATTGTCAAAGATGGCCCGCGCGACATCCGGCTTGTTCATGGTGTACAGATGGATTCCCTTGACGCCGTTTGCGATCAGGTCGATGATCTGCTCGGTCGCGTAGGCGATGCCCGCCTGCTTCATCGCGGCCGGTTTGTCGCCGAAGCGGTCAATGATGGAGCGAAAACGCGGCGGCAGCGAAGTTCCCGAGAGCGCGCAGATGCGCTTGATCTGTTTGGCATTGGTCACCGGCATGACCCCCGCCAGTACCGGCACATCGATGTTTTTTGCAAGCGCCCGGTAGAGAAAGCTGTAGAGCACGCTGTTGTCAAAGAACACCTGCGTCGTCAGAAAGTCGCACCCGCAGTCAACTTTCTGCTTGAGATGGACAAGATCCTCCTCCTTGCTGGGGCATTCGATATGCCCCTCCGGATAGCAGGCGGCGCCGATGCAGAAGTCACCCGCAGAGCGGATCTCCCGCACCAGCTCGTAGGCGTACTCGTAGTGGTTGCCCACCGGCGCGCCGTCCGTCGGCCGGTCGCCGCGCAGTGCAAGGATATTCTCAATTTCCCTCTCGCGCAGCTCCTGCAAAATAGCGGCGATCTCCTCGCGGGTTGAGGACAGGCAGCTCAAATGTGCAAGCGCGGTCACGCCTGTCCACCTCTCGATATGAGAGGCGATCTTAACGGTATTTCTCGACGTTCCGCCCCCCGCGCCGTAGGTCACGCTGATAAAGTCCGGGCCAATCGCCGCAATCTCCTCGGCGGCATGCTGAACACCGGCAAAGTCCGCATCCTTTTTCGGGGGGAATATCTCGCAGGAGGCGGTCAGTGGTCTGCTGTTTAAAATCTCGCTGATTTTCATTGCTTCACTTCATTTCTCTCGCGGTAATTTTGTTGTTCATTATACGGCCGCCCTGGCTTTTCTGTCAAGAAAACCGCATGGAAAAAGGACCGCGTCAGCCGACGCAGTCCTTTTTGTCAATGGTAAAATAGAAGCGTACACCCGCATCGGTATTCTCGACGCCGTAGTCGCCGCCATGTGTCTCCATGATTGCCCTGACAATGGACAGACCGATTCCCGTGCCGCCATCGGCGCGGTTTCTCGATTTGTCAATCTTGTAAAATTTCTCCCAGATCTTCGTCAGCTCCTCCGGCGCGATCTGCTCACCTTCATTTTCCACCGACACTCTCACACGCGCACCCTCGTCGGCACAGACAATTCGGATCACACCGCCGCGCGGTGTGTGGGCGATGGCGTTTGTCAGATAGTTTATGAGCACGCGCTCCATCATGTCGTAGTCTGCGAAGCAGAGTATGTCGCCGGCGGCAATCAACACAGTCAGGTTCTTCTCGTCGGCGAGCAGCCTGGTCTTCTGCACCACCTCCTCGACAAAGGGCGTCAGCTCAAAGTCACAGAGCTCGGGCTGAATGTTTCCGCACTCGATTCTGGACAGGGAGAGCAGCTGCATCACCAGCCGGTTCATACGGGCAGCCTCGTCCATGATGATATCACAGTAGTAGTTTTTGTCCTCTTCGCTGGAGTTGATGTTGACTTTGAGGCCCTCGGCATAGCCCTGAACCAGCGCAATGGGAGTCTTGAGCTCGTGGGAGACATTGATGATAAACTCGCGGCGCATCTCGTCGATACGGCGCTCCTTTTCCACTTCTTCGCTGAGCTTTTCATTGGTCTGGCGCAGCTCTCCGATGGCCTGCTGCAGATGCTCCGAGAGCAGGTTGATGCTCTCGCCGAGCTGACCGATCTCGTCGCGGCTTCTCACCTCATACTTTTTGGTGAAGTCGAACGCCGCCATGGAGTTGGCAACGCCCGTAATTTCAATGAGCGGCTTTGAGAATTGGCGCGAGATGAAAAACGCCACAACGATGCACACCACGAGTGTCACAAGACTCGTCAGCAGCAGAAAGACAGTCGTAAAGGCGGAGTTCTCCTCCAGATAGGCAACCGGGATGCGCACCACCATGCGGTCGCCGTTTTCCAGGTTGCCGATGATGCTGATGAACTCATTGTTTTTGATTGTGTCCTGCATCTTGCCGAATGTGTAGCCTTTCTGCTCGAGCTCCGTCTCGTCGTAATCGAAACGGTCACCGCGGTTCGGCATCATCCGAAGAAAGTCGTGAAACACCTCCGGCGCATCGGGAGGCGGCGCAGCGGTCGTATCCTTGCCCTTTCCGGTTGTAAAAATGCTGTTGTAAACCGGCTCCCATCCGTCCTCCACCGGGCGGTCAATGGTCATTCGTACGCCGTAGTGGTTTTCCATCTCCGAGAGCAGGTCGCTGATCTGCTCGACGTCGCCGGTATATGCATCGCGTACCTGCTCGTAGATGTCGATGAGTACATGCTGCTTTTGAAAGAGGTAATAGTCGTCGTAAAAGGCCAGGTTGAGCGCGCTCAAAAGCCCCACGAAGATCACTGCGATCACGCCGATGGCAAGAAAGAACTTATATTTGATGGACCACTTCGGCCGGCGGCATCCACTCATGAGCGCGCCTCCGGCTCAAAGCGGTAGCCATAACCGCGCACCGTCGTGATGAGCGTTCCATTGTCCTGCAGCTTTGCGCGCAGGTTTTTGACGTGGGTATCAACGGTGCGAAGATCGCCGAAGTAGTCGTACCCCCAGACGGAGGAGAGGATGTTCTCCCGCGAGATTGCAACATTGCGGTTGCTGCTCAGATAGAGCAGCAGCTCATACTCTTTCGGCGTGAGGGCAACGGGCCGCCCGGAGATGCGGACCTCCCGCTTGCTCTCGTCGATCTCGAGGTTGCCGTAGGCGCTCATGCGCGGCGGCGCCTGTTCAGCGCGGCGCTTCAATATGGCGCGGATTCGCGCGAGCAGCACCATGGGGCTGAAAGGCTTTCCGACGTAGTCGTCCGCCCCGAGCTCAAAGCCGAGCACCTCGTCGACCTCCTCGTTGCGCGCGGTGAGCATCACCACCGGCATGTCGTTTTTGAGGCCCCGAATGTAGCGCAACACGCTCCAGCCGTCGTAGTAGGGCATCATAATATCGAGAATGGTCAGGTCAATCTGACTGCCCTTTTTTTCGATGAGTTCCATGGCCTGTCTGCCATCCTCGGCCTGAAGAACCTCGTAACCGTCCTTTTTGAGAAAGTCCGAGACCAGTCGGCGGATACGCTCCTCGTCATCTGCGATCAAGATGGTTGCCATTGTCACTCCTCCTCCCCTTTCGCTGATACCGGGTGACCGATATTGTCACAGCAATTTTATCATGACTGCGACTCCACCGCAATCAGAATGCGGATTCTGCCGCCCTGTGACGGCAGTGTATCATAGTAGCCGTAGACGCGGTAGGCCTCAAGATCGCTGATCAGCGGCAGACTGGTCAGCAGATAGCCTGAACCCGATTTCTCCAGATAGACGACCGCTGTATCGGAGAGCGGATACTGTGTTCCATCCTCCGCAGTCAGCGTCGAACTTGTCAGTGCGGCGGCCCGAACGGATTTGAGCGATTTGATTGATGTGATGGTATTGCCGTCGCGCACAATCTTCGCAGGCCCCGTCGAGGCGTTGAACTTATATGTGGTGGTCGAATAGCTCTGAGTCTCGCCGCCAATGTTGAATGAATAGCTGCACTGGAAGCCTCCGCCCTCCCGATCCTGTTCACTGACGCTGAGCACGATGCCATAGGTGTGAAGATCGCCCGTCACGTCGCCGAGAATCAGGTCGGTTATCTCTCCCTGCGCATTTGTCTCGTAACTGAGCACCTGGCTCTGCGACAGCGTGACGCCGTCGAGGCGGCTGAGATAGGTCACACCGCACGTGGAGCCGTCCGTCTCCAGAATACGGATATCTTGCGCGAGCTCGTACGAACCGATGGTGAGCTCAGATGCATTGACCTTGCCGGAGAGCGTACGTCCGGAGAGGGTGCTGACCTGTGAACTCCCCTCGCCCGCTACAACTTTGACAAGACCGCCCGCCGTAAAGCTTCCGCTCGTGTAGGGATATTCGTAGCTGTTGCCGTCGGTCGCCGTCAGGCGTACCACCTTCTGCTGGTAGGAGTTGCCGAGCAAATCGGTGTAGTTGGTCACAGCGGTTTCCGTCACAACACCGATGACAGTGCTCGCGGCCGACGAGATATCCTGAATTCCCACAACCGTGCCGTCCATGCCGAGCAGCAGTGTGACAGCGTCCCCCGCGTGATAGCTGCCGAATTCAGACAGCGCAAAAGAGGCTTCGCTGGATTCGATGGAGTAGCTCTTGCCGCCGATGGTCACGGCAGTAGGACTTGATGCAGGGCTCACTTTCTCAACGATTCCGCTGACTCTGACATGGTAGGCCCAGACGGTCTTGAGATAGGGTGAGTAGTAGATCACGTCGCCCGCCACAATGTTCTCCGCCGAGCTCAGCGCGCCGTTGCGGTAGCAGACCGAGCCCTTGAGCGTACTCCACAGGGAGCTTGCGGTGAGTGACTGCTCCAACACGACGGGACCGGTCAGCGTCTCGCTCACAAGCGCCGTCAGATCGATGTCGCCGTTTGCCGCAGTCTGAAAGCCGAGGCTCGCCAGATAGGAGGAATTTCCACTCTTCGGCTTTGCCCGCAGCACATTGTAAAACAGGGTCACACAGTCGTTTCTCGTCATCACGCTTCCCCGGCTGGCCGTGACACCGACGTCAAGCCCGAGAGAGGATGCAAGCGCAAGCTGCGCCGACGGGTAGGAACCGGTGTAGTCCTCAGCACCATACCCCAGCAGCTTGAGCACCGTACTCACCGCCTCCTCATAGGTGATGGTGTTGTCCGGTCGGAATGTTCCATCGAGATAGCCTGTCATCCACTGGTTGGTCACGGCCGTCTTCACGTAACTTGCGGCCCAGTGAGTATAGGGCACGTCGGGAAACGGCGAACTATTCGCCGCAGCGCCGACGCTGTCGCGTCTGTTTGAGGCCATAACGGCCATTTTGGCGAACTGGGCGCGAGTGACACTGCCGCTCAGGTTTAGCTCCCCGTTTTCATCTCCGACGAGAATGCCGAGTGTTTTTACAGTCGAGAGTGCGATGTTCTCTGCCGCGCTCGACGGCAGCAGCAGAGAAAGCGAGACAGACAGCACAAGCAAAATCGAACACAGACGTTTCAAAATCAAATCCTCCTTTTTTCAGTCATGGCGCAGCGCGTCTATGGGGTTGAGTTTGGCCGCTTTGTTCGCCGGCAGAAAGCCAAAGGCGACGCCGATGGCGAGCGATACGCCGAAAGCAACGGCAACAGCATAGAAAGAGGGCTCGCTTCTCATATCAAACAGGCCCCCCGCGACATAGGACAGACCGATGCCGCACACAATGCCGAGAATGCCGCCGACCGAGCTTGTCGTTCCCGCCTCGATGACAAACTGACGCATGATGTCGCGCCGCTTGGCGCCAAGGGACTTTCTCACGCCGATCTCCCGCGTGCGCTCGGTGACCGATACCAGCATGATGTTCATAATGCCGATTCCTCCGACAAACAGCGAGATCGCAGCAATGGCAATGAGCACGCTGATGATCGTTCCGGTCAGCTCGTTGAGCTGCTCAATGGACTCGGCCTGCGTGGAGACACGGTAGGAGTCCTCGTCGCCATAAGCCTTGTAGAGAAGCTGTTCCACGGCGGTCTTCGCCTCACTCACATGGTCTTTTGAGCTGGCGCTGAAATAGTAGTTGCTGATGGTGGACATACGGGAGAGCTTTGTTGCGTTGCTGTAGGGAATGAAAATGGCATCGTCGTCACTGCTCTCCTCCGACCCGCTCTTCTCCTCGAGAACACCGATAACGGTGTAGTGGTTTCCGTTGATTTTGACCGTTTGGCCGAGTGGGTCGCCGCCAAAGTAGGTCTGCGCAACATAGGAGCCGATTACACAGACTTTCTGACGGCGCAGTATGTCGACATACTGCAAAAACCGGCCGTCCGAGACCGCGTAATTTCGTATCTGGCAGAAGTCCTCGCCGACTCCCGTGACGGACGTGGTCGACAGTGTCTCATTATCCACTTTCATTGTGGCGCTGACGCTGACCGTCGGCGTCACATAGGAGAGAAGCTGCTGATTTTCCTCGGTAAATGTGTATATCTCATCGACGCCGATGCTGCGAGTGGAACCCCGGCCAACCAGGTTGACTGTAATGAGATTCGTCCCCATGCTCTCAAAGGTGTCGGTCACATCCTGCGCCATTCCCTGGCCGAGACTTACAATGACAATGACAGATGCGACGCCGATGATGATGCCGAGCATGGTCAGAAAGGACCGCATCTTGCTTGTGCGTATGCTTCCAAGCGCCAGCAGGAAAGACTGCTTGAAATTCACGAGACATCCCTCCTGTTGCCGTCCGACGGGCCGTCGTAGACGATTTTTCCATCGTGAATGCGCACAATGCGCTTTGCCTCCTGGGCGATGGAGTTGTCGTGGGTGATGAGCACAATGGTGTTGCCCTCGGCGTTCAGCTCACGCATGAAGTCGAGAACCTCCCGCCCGGTTCTGGAGTCGAGCGCGCCTGTCGGCTCGTCGGCAAGAATCACCGATGGGTTGCCCGCAAGGGCCCTGGCAATGGAGACGCGCTGCTGCTGACCACCCGAGAGCTGTGAGGGAAAGTTTTTCATCTTGCTCTCGAGCCCAACACGATGAAGTGCCTGCCGCGCTCTCTCGGCGCGCTCATGCTCCCCCATGCCGCTGTAGAGCAGCGGCAGCTCGACATTCTGAAGAACGTTCAGCTTTGCAATCAAGTTGTACTGTTGAAAGACAAAACCGAGTTTTTTGTTTCGTATTTCCGCCAGCTCATCCTCCGACAGCGTGCTGACCTCCCGTCCGTCCAGAAGATAGGTGCCCTCCGTCGGCACATCGAGGCAGCCGATGATGTTCATACAAGTCGACTTGCCCGAACCGGACTGTCCGACGATCGCGACAAACTCTCCGTCGCGGATGGTCAGATTGATGCCGTCCACCGCATGCACTTCGGTGTCGCCCATGCGATAGATCTTTCTGATGTCGTGAAGCTCAATCATCAGAAGCCACCTCCCGGGCCGCCTCCGCCCGGCATGCCTCCGCCGCCGGACGGCATGCCTCCGCCGGATGGCATACCGCCGCCCATTCCACCCATACCGGTGGTACTGCTGTCGGTTTTGGAGTTGGTGGTCTCGACAACGGCAACTCCCACCGTGTCTCCCTCTTCCAATCCACTCTTGATTTCAATGTAGTCGTCGTCGTTGATACCGAGCTCCACGGTGGCGTAGTAGTAGCCGTCCGGCGCATCGTTTCCAGTATTTTTCCGGTCGCTGCCCTGCGCGCTGTCCTCCGACGCGGGCGCATCGCCTTTCACCAGAACCCTATTGCCCCGGGACACAGCGGAAACCGGCACGCTGAGAACATTTTCACTCGACTCGACGACAATCTCCGCCGTGACATTCATACCCGGCAGCAGATCCTGCGGATCGTCGATGACAACCGTGACCGGATAGGTGGTGACGCCGTTCTGCGTGGTTCCTCTGATGTTAATCTTATCGACCGTTCCGGAAAACTGCACGCCTGTGAGGGCATCGGCCGTAATGTTGACACTCTGCCCCACCTGGATGGAGCCGATGTCGAGCTCGTCGATTTTCATCTCAAACACAAGGCTAGACAGATCGTAGATGACCACCATTGCGGTGTTGCTCGACTCGACAGTGTCGCCCACCTTGAAGTTCTTCTCAATGACCGTTCCTGAGATGGGCGACGTGATGTTGTAGTTGTCCATCTGACTGATGGAGTTCTCAAGCGACAGCTCCGCATCACGAAGAGAGAGCTCGCTTGATTTGATCTGGGTGTCGATGCTGCTGCTCTCGAGGCGGACGATGGTCTCACCCGCGAGAACCCGGTCTCCCTCCTGTGCCAGAATGGCGGCCACCTCGCCAGAAGTCTTTGCCGTGACCGTTGTCTGAGACTTGTAGGCAAAAGTCCCTCCCGTGTTGCAGGCTGCGCCCGCAATGCTCACCGAGGCGCTCGTCGAGGTGGTCAGCGCCCCTGGATTTTCCACTTCCACTGTGACGTCCCTTGTCATCATGTAGCCATTGGAGACTGTAGCCACGGCGGAGATCTTCGTCACCGTTCCAGTGAGAGTTTCAAAGCTGTTGTCCACCGTCACTTCGGCGCTCTGGCCGACGTAGAACTGCTCGGCGTCAGCGCTGTTGAATGCCGCCGTAATTGTCATGGAGCTGCTGTCGATCAGATCGGCGATCTTGGCGCCTGTCTGCACGCTGTCGCCCACGCTGACATAGAGCTGCTGCACGATTCCCGACGTGTCGGAGCTCACGTTTAAATTCTCCCGGCTCTTGAGCGTCTCATCGTAGCTCATCTGACTCTTTTCCAGAGAGAGCTCCGACTTCTCAATGCTGTTTTCCACATCGGTTGTGTCGATTCGGTAGAGCAGGTCGCCCGCCTCGACCTCGTCGCCCTCCTCAAAGCCGCATTCGAGCACCTCGCCCTTGGCCAGAGACACGACCTCATACTGGTTGACCGGCTCCACCGTGCCCGTACCACTGAGCGTCACCGAAATGTCGCGCCGCTGTACCGTCACATCCTGATAGGAGATGTTCGCGCCGCCCTGTGCGGAAAAGAAGAAGTGGTTGACGGCAAAGGCGGCCGCCGTGAGAATCGCGGCTGCCGCGAGCAGCGTTTTGAGAGTCAAAAAACGCCGCTTTTTACGGGGCTTATCGGTTTTGTTGCCCGGATCGTTCGACGGCTTTGTAAACAGTTTCAATGGTGGCTCATTCCTCTCTGCATATATTCTTGGCGTCTATAGTCTAGGCAGGCTGTGTGAAGATTGCGTGTCGATCGGGTGAAACAATCCGAAAAGAAAGAGGACAGGGCTTTTGCCCTGTCCTCTTCGATTTTATGTTTTAGGGAATGAGGAATTTGCCGTTCTCGAAGATCAGCTTGTCGTCGAGGTAAATCTTGCTGTTGGTGCGAGTGTCCTTGATGATGTCCCAGTGGATGGCCGAGGTGTATTTGCGGTCATAGGGACGGCCCATGGCGATGTGGATGGTGCCGCCCATCTTCTCGTCGATGAGAATGTCCGTCGTGCACACATCGATGAACGGGTTGGTTCCAAAGGCAAACTCGCCGATCTTGGAGGCGCCCTCGTCGGTCGCGAGAACGGTCTTGACATAGTCGAGGTTGTCGTCCGCCTCAACCTTGACGAGCTTTCCGGTCTCAAAGGTCAGCTGCAGATTGTGGATGACGCGGCCGCCGAGTGTGGCCGGGAACTCAAAGAAGATGGTCCCGTCGACCGTGTCGGCATACGGGGAAACCTCGATCTCACCGTCCGGAATGTTGCCGGTGTTCTTGCTCGGGTGCCACTCGTTGCCCTTGACGCAGAACTTCAGATCGGTCTTGTTGCCGGTGATGCGAATCCATTCGCCTTTCTCAAGAACCTTGGCGATCTTCATCTCCTCTTCGTACTTCTTCGGCCAGTCGATGAAGCAGGCGTCAAAGAACATATCCATGATCTTCTCATAGTCGACGCCGGCCTGCTGGGCAAAGCGCTCGTTCGGCACGCGCACAAGCGCCCAGCGGGTCTTCTGCCAGCGCAGAGACGAGATGATCCCCATCGCCTTCTGATACTTGGCAATGTCGGCATTCGGAATGTCATAGCACTCATTGAGATTGAACGCCCCGCGCAGCGCGATGTAGCAGTCGGCCCACTCCATACCGTAGGCCTCGATCTCGGGCACCCAGCTCTTCTGCTCCTCATTGCCGTATTTGAGAACCTGGTGTTTGAGCGCCTCGCTCATGAACTGAATCTGCGGGAAGCCCCCCGCCTTGATGCAGTGCTTGTAGACTGCGAGCGCCAACGGGTAGGTCTCCACCTCGTACATGGCAATCATCAGCTTCTGGCCGGGTTTGATCTCCAAAGAATAATTGACCAGGGACTCGCCCAGGCGGTCCCATCTCTTGTCAGGCATCTGTTTTTCCTCACTTTCTGTTTGTTCACTTCTATTTTGGAGCCGATCAGATCAGGAATTTGCCCTTTTCATAGATCAGCTTACCATCGAGATAGACTTCGCCCACCCGGCGCAGATCCTTGATGATGTCCCAGTGGATGGCCGAGGTGTAAATCTCATCGTAGGGGCGGCCCATCGCGATGTGCATGGTGCCGCCGATCTTCTCGTCAAAGAGAATGTCGGTTGTAAAGACATCTACCTTGTCGTTGGTTCCAAAGGCGATCTCGCCAATACGGGAGGCGCCCT
This genomic interval carries:
- a CDS encoding response regulator transcription factor produces the protein MATILIADDEERIRRLVSDFLKKDGYEVLQAEDGRQAMELIEKKGSQIDLTILDIMMPYYDGWSVLRYIRGLKNDMPVVMLTARNEEVDEVLGFELGADDYVGKPFSPMVLLARIRAILKRRAEQAPPRMSAYGNLEIDESKREVRISGRPVALTPKEYELLLYLSSNRNVAISRENILSSVWGYDYFGDLRTVDTHVKNLRAKLQDNGTLITTVRGYGYRFEPEARS
- a CDS encoding S-layer homology domain-containing protein, which translates into the protein MKRLCSILLVLSVSLSLLLPSSAAENIALSTVKTLGILVGDENGELNLSGSVTRAQFAKMAVMASNRRDSVGAAANSSPFPDVPYTHWAASYVKTAVTNQWMTGYLDGTFRPDNTITYEEAVSTVLKLLGYGAEDYTGSYPSAQLALASSLGLDVGVTASRGSVMTRNDCVTLFYNVLRAKPKSGNSSYLASLGFQTAANGDIDLTALVSETLTGPVVLEQSLTASSLWSTLKGSVCYRNGALSSAENIVAGDVIYYSPYLKTVWAYHVRVSGIVEKVSPASSPTAVTIGGKSYSIESSEASFALSEFGSYHAGDAVTLLLGMDGTVVGIQDISSAASTVIGVVTETAVTNYTDLLGNSYQQKVVRLTATDGNSYEYPYTSGSFTAGGLVKVVAGEGSSQVSTLSGRTLSGKVNASELTIGSYELAQDIRILETDGSTCGVTYLSRLDGVTLSQSQVLSYETNAQGEITDLILGDVTGDLHTYGIVLSVSEQDREGGGFQCSYSFNIGGETQSYSTTTYKFNASTGPAKIVRDGNTITSIKSLKSVRAAALTSSTLTAEDGTQYPLSDTAVVYLEKSGSGYLLTSLPLISDLEAYRVYGYYDTLPSQGGRIRILIAVESQS
- a CDS encoding ABC transporter permease translates to MNFKQSFLLALGSIRTSKMRSFLTMLGIIIGVASVIVIVSLGQGMAQDVTDTFESMGTNLITVNLVGRGSTRSIGVDEIYTFTEENQQLLSYVTPTVSVSATMKVDNETLSTTSVTGVGEDFCQIRNYAVSDGRFLQYVDILRRQKVCVIGSYVAQTYFGGDPLGQTVKINGNHYTVIGVLEEKSGSEESSDDDAIFIPYSNATKLSRMSTISNYYFSASSKDHVSEAKTAVEQLLYKAYGDEDSYRVSTQAESIEQLNELTGTIISVLIAIAAISLFVGGIGIMNIMLVSVTERTREIGVRKSLGAKRRDIMRQFVIEAGTTSSVGGILGIVCGIGLSYVAGGLFDMRSEPSFYAVAVAFGVSLAIGVAFGFLPANKAAKLNPIDALRHD
- a CDS encoding ABC transporter ATP-binding protein, whose translation is MIELHDIRKIYRMGDTEVHAVDGINLTIRDGEFVAIVGQSGSGKSTCMNIIGCLDVPTEGTYLLDGREVSTLSEDELAEIRNKKLGFVFQQYNLIAKLNVLQNVELPLLYSGMGEHERAERARQALHRVGLESKMKNFPSQLSGGQQQRVSIARALAGNPSVILADEPTGALDSRTGREVLDFMRELNAEGNTIVLITHDNSIAQEAKRIVRIHDGKIVYDGPSDGNRRDVS
- a CDS encoding efflux RND transporter periplasmic adaptor subunit, yielding MKLFTKPSNDPGNKTDKPRKKRRFLTLKTLLAAAAILTAAAFAVNHFFFSAQGGANISYQDVTVQRRDISVTLSGTGTVEPVNQYEVVSLAKGEVLECGFEEGDEVEAGDLLYRIDTTDVENSIEKSELSLEKSQMSYDETLKSRENLNVSSDTSGIVQQLYVSVGDSVQTGAKIADLIDSSSMTITAAFNSADAEQFYVGQSAEVTVDNSFETLTGTVTKISAVATVSNGYMMTRDVTVEVENPGALTTSTSASVSIAGAACNTGGTFAYKSQTTVTAKTSGEVAAILAQEGDRVLAGETIVRLESSSIDTQIKSSELSLRDAELSLENSISQMDNYNITSPISGTVIEKNFKVGDTVESSNTAMVVIYDLSSLVFEMKIDELDIGSIQVGQSVNITADALTGVQFSGTVDKINIRGTTQNGVTTYPVTVVIDDPQDLLPGMNVTAEIVVESSENVLSVPVSAVSRGNRVLVKGDAPASEDSAQGSDRKNTGNDAPDGYYYATVELGINDDDYIEIKSGLEEGDTVGVAVVETTNSKTDSSTTGMGGMGGGMPSGGGMPSGGGGMPGGGGPGGGF